The Microtus ochrogaster isolate Prairie Vole_2 unplaced genomic scaffold, MicOch1.0 UNK139, whole genome shotgun sequence DNA window AAACAGGTATCTTTTTGTCCAGgaggggcagtgtgtgtgtgtgtgtgtgtgtgtgtgtgtgtgtgtgttccaacaCACAAAGGacagaacaaaagagaagaaacctgTCATTAGACACCCCACATTCAGGTGTAGTTAGAGTCTTTGACACCTTGTCTGAACCAGAGTGGTcttttaccttaatttttttttttttgctattctaAGTGTGTCTTGTGATGCATCAGTAACAGAACCATCATCTTTCTTGAAGTTATTGCTCCTCCCTGACCTGCCAAATCCAACTCTGTGCCTCAACAAGTTTTACTTTTCATGTCTACATGGAAGCCCAAGCAAAATCTACCTCAAGCTGGGTTTTGTAGCCTACTCTTGATGTAGGTCCCATTTAGTTGTGCACACAGAACCCCAGCGTCAAGCTACTCTTCATCATTAACACCCTTCACTTCAGAAGCACTACACCAGAACAAAGCCTATGACCTGGATCCANNNNNNNNNNNNNNNNNNNNNNNNNNNNNNNNNNNNNNNNNNNNNNNNNNNNNNNNNNNNNNNNNNNNNNNNNNNNNNNNNNNNNNNNNNNNNNNNNNNNNNNNctctctctctctctctctctctctctctgaatgcagtgaatgcatgcatgtggaggtgagagaacaacttttgggagccagttctttccttccaatgTGGGTCTGGAGGTTGAATTCATTTTATCAGGTTTGCAAGgcaacttttttgttgttgttgttgtttgtttcgttttgttttgttgagacaggatttctctgtgtaatggtcctggctgttccagaacttgctttgtagactagacctcaaactcatagagatctgcctgcctctgcttcccaggtgccatcaccacctggcaaagcaacctttttttaaattttattttttttaaaaattttaacccgatgagccatctctttgaCATTAGATGTTCTTCATCTCCCAgttctctgctccttctcagtATGGGCTTCATCTCCACACCAGCCTAAGGTGATTGGTGGCGAGTAGACCTAGAATCACCACACATCTCATCTTGGAACATTTTAAGAGTAAGACagctgggcggcggtggtgcacacctttcatcccagcacttgggagccagaggcaggtggatttctgggagttcaaggccagcccggtctacagagggagtcccaggacagctaggattgttacacagagaaacctttctaaacaaaacaaaacaaaacaaacaaacaaacaaaaaaaccaaatcaaaagagTAAGACAATCTTTCCTAGAAGTCCTGCCTCTGCTTGAGAAGACTCAATGGGCCAAAATCCCGTTCCCAAACTAATTACTCAGAGGACTTGGGCATGGCCAAATGTCTGGAAATTGTTATGGTTGTGAAGTGGTTTAGAAGAGGAAGGATGAGGGATGGGACATCAGCTGTCCTAGCAATGGATTAATTGTGAGCCCTCCATTCATCCCAGAAGAAATTTACTGACAGAAAGAACAATGGGATGCTCTGGgccatttcattttttcctctggATTTgtgtccctcccttcccccaggagCCATGAACTCAGCCTGGAGACCAAAATAATGCTGTTTATTCCATGTCAAAGCACAACCATTCAGTTAGTTCCCTTCCCTCCGAGGCAGTCTTTAGCTTGTCCCACTAGATCTTcagagccatctcctctgccccACCCCGAGAAATGGCCAAGTCCCCAGGTCATACTaccatcttttctcttcctatgCTTTGTCATATTCCCTTAAAATtgtctcctccccctccaccctctGTTCAGTGCCTCACTTCCCCAGTCCTATCTCTTACCCTCCCGCCtatctcttctccccttttccctcagaCGTCCCCCctttctatcttttctcttctcctccagtCATTTCATTCTCCCTGGCCTCTCCGGTTTGAATCTTGTAGTCCTCAGGGCTCTCAGTTTACTTGTCAGTGTCCCCATACCTTGGCTTCTTTATGTGACCTCCACTGAGCCTTCCCTGTCCCagctctgtccttttcttgttttcttttcttgttttctgtcttggCTGATCCTGTCTACACCTCTCCTCATGCATTCTTCTCCAGAGTAATGTACTTTTAATGTGCCTGGGCCATTAGCACTTCCCACAGGTGTGGCTCCAGGATCTCAGAGACCATAGTCAGCATCCCATAGGATGTAGAAGAGGGCCAAGAGGAGTCCTTAGATGACTCAAGTGATTAGAAGGGCTGGGATGGCCCATTGGGCATGAGCCCTGCTATCTTTGGGATCAAAGAATATGTTCCTGCCCTCCATGTGGAGGATAGCAGGCAGGGGTGCACAGGGTCAGGGTTCCTGGGATCTCCCCCAGCAATCTCTGAGCAAATCCATGTGAAACAAGGCTGCCCCTGTGAGGAGACGAGCAGCAAAAAGGTGTCTGCAGGGCAGGCGTCTGGCAGCATGGATCGAGCAGCTGCAGTGTGTAAGGGCCCCATCCAGGAAGAAGTCTGAAGTGCCATCCTTAAGGGCAAAGCCAGTTCCTGTCCAGTGAAAACCTCGGGTTCCGTGCTGTCTGGCGAAGGCCAGCTCCTCGGCTACTAGGTCTGTCAGTTCTGGTCCACAGGCAGCTCGGAACTTGGCCAGTGGCTCACAGTCCACCCCTTCATCTCTGCAGGGGCGGCAAAGCCTCTTTGGCTCCCCTGGGCCTTCTTCACCTCTGTCTTGTACTATCTCCCCTGCAGCCAGGGACTCGACCCTTGTCATTGACCATTCTGGATGACCCTCCGACACAGTCCGCATAGGGGTGGTGCATGGTACACCATTCCCCAGCCCTGGAAGCCTCCCTCCTAAGTCCCCAAATTCCATCTGCTGTCCTTCATTCTTGGAACCCACAGTTCGGgggcttcctttctctccatttgCTATGTCTGTAGCTCTTGCATCCTCCAGATGAACAACAACGATGTCCTCCAGGCCCCGTCTTCTTTTGACTCGAAACCTcccacctctgtcctctgcaatCTCTGATCCTTTCTGCCCCTCACCGCCCCACTGGGGTCCCCTCTGATCCCCATTCTCAGGGACCCACTCTAAGAGCTTCTCCACATGACCATCCCCCCATTTCCGAATGTCTAGTCCCTTCTCCATGTCAAACTGAGGCCCTTTCCAATCTCGAGGTTTCGCTGGATGTGCCGTCTCCTCTTGATATTTCATGTCCCTCCAGGGAATTCCTTCAAGACTTTTGGTCTTCTCAGACTCAGCCTGGGTGCCTCTCTGGTCTGTGGACCCCAGCACCCTAACCCTTCCATCCTCCACCTGGGTTCCCCTCCAGTCTCTGACCTCTGGCCCTCTCAAGTGCTCTTTTTCCAGCTGGGCTCCTGTCCCTTCAGGGCCCTTCACCTTCTGATTCTCCAACCAGACTCCTTGACCATCTCTCAACTGTaatccctttcctttctcactttctcGCTCAGACCCTCTCCAGTTGCTGGTCTCTGTACCCctcaccttctctttctccatctgtgCCCTATTCCTAGACTCACTCTCCAGCAACACTCTGTCACCATGAGCACCCTCGGAGGCTGCCTCTCCAGTCGCATCAGCCCACTGCATGGCCACTAGGTCGCGAAGGCACTGAGCCACACTGTGTGAAGGGCTGAGGCGGCGAAGAAGTCGCCTTCGATGGCCACGCACTAAAGCACAGGCATCCAGGTCACGGGTTGCTTCGTAGGCACGGAAACGTACCCACATGTCGTGGCGGGGTGCCCAGTTATGCTCAAAGTATCTGATGAAGGCAGTTGGAGCCTGGGAACGTAGCTCAGCCAGCGCCTCACTGTAAGCTGTATAGGATTTTGAATCTGCTAGGCGGCAGAGGAGAGGCCATAGGTCTGGATCCTCCTGGCTGGCACCGCCCAACTCCTGTGCCTTACTGAAGAGAGTCTCCAGACCCTGAGCTCGACAGATCTGCACGCGCGCACACGGCAACAGCTGGCGAACTGCACGCAGCTGCCCAGCCACCTCGGGTCCAGCTGTGAGGCAGCGCACGCGGCCTTTGACATCCGGAGCACTTTGCAGCAGGGAGACCAGCATGAACCTCAGCAGGCTAGGCGTGCCGGGGCGCGCCACGCAACAGGCGGTCTGGCGCGCACGTCCTGCGCTGTCCACGCACAGCACTGCCATCAAGTCCAGCGCGCCCTGCAGCCCAGGCAGCCGGTCAACCAGCAAGATGCGCGGGAAGCGCCGCAGCAGCGCCCTGGTGCGTGATGTCAGGAGGAACACCGTTTCCACCATTGCTTGGTCCTCTACAAACACCAGTTTCACCTGCGGGCAAGGGTAGGGAGGCAAGGAAAGAGGTCAgggcacactgtgtgtgtgtgtgtgtgtgtgtgtgtgtgtgtgtgtgtgtgtgtgtccacgtcCGCTCATGAgcgtcctgcccagttcccagggCACATACTTCCTCTGTAGAAATGCAAATCCATTCGTTCATGCATTTGCATAGAATCTTTTGATCGGCAAGTGACAGtgtaataaaatcaaaatcaagtgCTCTTGTAAACTAGTAGCTCTCCTGCGTTTGCGACCAGGACACCCCGATCTGATCTGATAATATTAGGATATCTGTGATACTGTTAGACCCTTTATACTCTTCAGCTCTAGTTGCTATTCCTGGAAGCCGAGTGTTATTCCTTCCTGCACCCAAGAGCAGTCTATGCAAGGGCCTTAAGACCACTACCAGCAACAGGAGCTTCAAGAGACAAGCAACTGCCTGGACCCACTCTGCATCTGCTGGAGCTGAGACTTTGAACTTGCTTAGACAAGCCTCCCTGGGAGTCCCCATGGCTTTAATTTGAGGGTCACTGGTAAGTAGCAGATAATGGAGGTAGATCAAATGGTGGTGATTTGAGGCTCTCTTGTCTACCTCATGGCTTGATTTTacctccctgcctcagtttcctctttaaCCTCCATTTCTGCTGGTTCCCTCTTGTGAGGGAGcagcagttaaaaacaaagcTTTCTAGACCAGACTGCTCCACCCCAGGTCCTGCACCCCCTGCCTAATGGCGGAGTGGCTTCTGGCCGCCTGAGTCACCTCCATCTCATCTCTAAAATGGCAACAGCAAGTCCTGTGACTAGAGGAAAGAACTGCATCTACCGCCTGGTGCAAGCAGCACCATTACTAAGAAAGAGTATGCACTTTCTAAGAGTCCACGTTCATAATGACCACACTGAGTATCTTTTTACAGACTCCCCCaaccccaagacagggtttcatgtagcctaggttggtaTCAAACTATGTagtaaggatgaccttgaactccggaTTTTTCTGCCTACCTTAAAAAATGTGGGATTACACGCATGTGCCACTATACTTGTTTTATATTAGGTGCTGGGGGTGGAATCCAGGgaactctaccaattgagctatatTTCTTTAGTTATTGGGCCAGTCCTAGACTCCTTCAGCCAGTTTCTGTAAGAAATAACACACAGCAGTGGAAACAGAATTTGAATCCAATTTAATCAGAGATCATTCTACAGCCACTCTGCTATAATCCAACCTCATCCTGCAAGACTATTTAAATAACACTGAATCATGTTCAGCCTtcataaaatatactaaaaactTGGGGACAGGTTGAGTAGATGGCTCAATGGGCAGaatgagcatgaggacctgattcaAATCCACAGCACCCATATAGAAAACTGGACACAGCTGTAagtgtaaccccagcactgggaagcaaagacagataCTGAGAGCTTGGAGACTGCCAGTCTAGCTGAAAAATAGTACTTTTCACTTCagcatgaaatcctgtctcaaggcaatgagacagagatagaggaagacatgATGCTGTGATCTAGCTTCTGCATGGACATGTGTACTTTTATGCTCAGGCACATGCAACATGcttccacacatatgcatagccacacatgcacacacacaaagacagatatCTGCTAAATAACAGGTTTGGTAGaattcaaagagaagaaagacattgcTTTCCTAACTCTAAAATCACACATTTAGTACCCCAAAGgatgagattatatatatatatatatacatatacatatatatatatattttttgagacatctctgtgtaacagtcctggctgtcctggaacttgctctgtaaaccaggctggcttcaaactcacagatcctcctccctctatcttctgtgtgctgggattaaaggtatgcaccacca harbors:
- the Zswim9 gene encoding uncharacterized protein ZSWIM9 isoform X1 — protein: MGRSGEGRGAVPHSMLGSGPEPVLPVDEPGPRMELTEPPPGTAVQKEEQELLDRTFFSWAEFSRFFDKWCQQRLVVFSVKSSTHVARSPWASAPPLYRLIHVLKYSYVLLVCKDVRMPNQSTAWPPQPSCPAFITVKLSPLRDRLVVSECQLTHSHPACPREFAYHFRPGHLLANACLPVRITNQISKQFVAPADVRRLLSHCKGPDHGVLDALQVLEGLFRTDPEAKVKLVFVEDQAMVETVFLLTSRTRALLRRFPRILLVDRLPGLQGALDLMAVLCVDSAGRARQTACCVARPGTPSLLRFMLVSLLQSAPDVKGRVRCLTAGPEVAGQLRAVRQLLPCARVQICRAQGLETLFSKAQELGGASQEDPDLWPLLCRLADSKSYTAYSEALAELRSQAPTAFIRYFEHNWAPRHDMWVRFRAYEATRDLDACALVRGHRRRLLRRLSPSHSVAQCLRDLVAMQWADATGEAASEGAHGDRVLLESESRNRAQMEKEKVRGTETSNWRGSERESEKGKGLQLRDGQGVWLENQKVKGPEGTGAQLEKEHLRGPEVRDWRGTQVEDGRVRVLGSTDQRGTQAESEKTKSLEGIPWRDMKYQEETAHPAKPRDWKGPQFDMEKGLDIRKWGDGHVEKLLEWVPENGDQRGPQWGGEGQKGSEIAEDRGGRFRVKRRRGLEDIVVVHLEDARATDIANGEKGSPRTVGSKNEGQQMEFGDLGGRLPGLGNGVPCTTPMRTVSEGHPEWSMTRVESLAAGEIVQDRGEEGPGEPKRLCRPCRDEGVDCEPLAKFRAACGPELTDLVAEELAFARQHGTRGFHWTGTGFALKDGTSDFFLDGALTHCSCSIHAARRLPCRHLFAARLLTGAALFHMDLLRDCWGRSQEP
- the Zswim9 gene encoding uncharacterized protein ZSWIM9 isoform X2 — translated: MELTEPPPGTAVQKEEQELLDRTFFSWAEFSRFFDKWCQQRLVVFSVKSSTHVARSPWASAPPLYRLIHVLKYSYVLLVCKDVRMPNQSTAWPPQPSCPAFITVKLSPLRDRLVVSECQLTHSHPACPREFAYHFRPGHLLANACLPVRITNQISKQFVAPADVRRLLSHCKGPDHGVLDALQVLEGLFRTDPEAKVKLVFVEDQAMVETVFLLTSRTRALLRRFPRILLVDRLPGLQGALDLMAVLCVDSAGRARQTACCVARPGTPSLLRFMLVSLLQSAPDVKGRVRCLTAGPEVAGQLRAVRQLLPCARVQICRAQGLETLFSKAQELGGASQEDPDLWPLLCRLADSKSYTAYSEALAELRSQAPTAFIRYFEHNWAPRHDMWVRFRAYEATRDLDACALVRGHRRRLLRRLSPSHSVAQCLRDLVAMQWADATGEAASEGAHGDRVLLESESRNRAQMEKEKVRGTETSNWRGSERESEKGKGLQLRDGQGVWLENQKVKGPEGTGAQLEKEHLRGPEVRDWRGTQVEDGRVRVLGSTDQRGTQAESEKTKSLEGIPWRDMKYQEETAHPAKPRDWKGPQFDMEKGLDIRKWGDGHVEKLLEWVPENGDQRGPQWGGEGQKGSEIAEDRGGRFRVKRRRGLEDIVVVHLEDARATDIANGEKGSPRTVGSKNEGQQMEFGDLGGRLPGLGNGVPCTTPMRTVSEGHPEWSMTRVESLAAGEIVQDRGEEGPGEPKRLCRPCRDEGVDCEPLAKFRAACGPELTDLVAEELAFARQHGTRGFHWTGTGFALKDGTSDFFLDGALTHCSCSIHAARRLPCRHLFAARLLTGAALFHMDLLRDCWGRSQEP